The following proteins are encoded in a genomic region of Musa acuminata AAA Group cultivar baxijiao chromosome BXJ2-11, Cavendish_Baxijiao_AAA, whole genome shotgun sequence:
- the LOC135626489 gene encoding uncharacterized protein LOC135626489: protein MVVAQTTTTPLCGRLPFRSLHKDDFNPNPSFLPARSTRPSSLAAAAASASISTVPASSLPVVQSPAQARVDILSESLPFIQRFRGKTIVVKYGGAAMKSATLQSSVINDLVLLSCVGLRPVLVHGGGPEINSWLLRLGHEPQFHNGLRVTDALTMEVVEMVLVGKVNKSLVSLINSAGGTAVGLCGKDARLLTARPTPDAAALGFVGEVARVDPGILRPVLADGHIPVIASVAADENGQSYNVNADTAAGEIAAAMGAEKLILLTDVAGILEDRNDPNSLVKEIDISGIRKMVMEKKVAGGMIPKVNCCVRSLAQGVRTASIIDGRVPHSLLLEILTDEGAGTMITG from the coding sequence atggtcgtcgcgcaaACCACTACGACTCCCCTCTGCGGCCGCCTTCCCTTTAGATCCCTCCATAAAGATGACTTTAATCCTAATCCCAGCTTCCTTCCCGCGCGGTCGACCCGTCCGAGCtccctcgccgccgccgccgcctccgcctcgaTCAGCACCGTTCCAGCGTCTTCTTTGCCGGTCGTGCAATCGCCGGCCCAGGCGCGGGTCGACATCCTGTCGGAGTCTCTACCCTTCATCCAGCGGTTCCGCGGCAAGACCATCGTGGTCAAGTACGGCGGCGCCGCCATGAAGTCCGCCACCCTCCAGTCGTCTGTCATCAACGACCTCGTTCTCCTCTCGTGCGTCGGCCTCCGCCCCGTCCTTGTCCATGGTGGTGGTCCGGAGATCAACTCTTGGCTCCTACGTCTCGGCCACGAGCCGCAGTTCCACAATGGGCTCCGCGTCACCGACGCCCTTACCATGGAAGTCGTTGAGATGGTCCTCGTCGGCAAGGTCAACAAGTCTCTGGTCTCTCTCATAAACAGCGCCGGCGGCACCGCCGTTGGCCTCTGCGGCAAAGACGCGCGCCTCCTCACGGCCCGCCCGACCCCTGACGCCGCTGCCCTTGGCTTTGTCGGTGAGGTTGCGCGCGTCGACCCGGGTATCCTCCGCCCCGTTCTGGCCGACGGTCACATCCCCGTCATCGCGTCCGTGGCTGCGGATGAGAATGGGCAGAGCTACAATGTGAACGCCGATACGGCTGCTGGGGAAATTGCAGCCGCAATGGGGGCTGAGAAGCTGATTTTACTGACGGATGTGGCCGGGATCTTAGAGGATCGGAATGATCCTAACAGCCTTGTGAAGGAGATTGATATCAGTGGGATAAGGAAGATGGTGATGGAGAAGAAGGTGGCCGGGGGAATGATCCCCAAGGTGAACTGCTGTGTGAGGTCGCTCGCCCAGGGGGTGCGAACTGCTAGTATAATAGATGGCCGGGTTCCACACTCTCTGCTCCTCGAGATTCTGACGGATGAGGGCGCGGGGACGATGATCACTGGGTGA
- the LOC135626490 gene encoding T-complex protein 1 subunit alpha, which produces MAIVAQTPDILGERQSGQDVRTQNVVACQAVANIVKSSLGPVGLDKMLVDDIGDVTITNDGATILKMLEVEHPAAKVLVELAELQDREVGDGTTSVVILAAELLKRANDLVRNKIHPTSIISGYRLAMREACKYVEEKLAVKVEKLGKDSLVNCAKTSMSSKLIAIDSDFFANLVVDAVQGVKTTNARGEVKYPIKSINILKAHGKSAKDSYLLNGYALNTGRAAQGMPTKVAPARIACLDFNLQKTKMQMGVQVLVTDPRELEKIREREADITKERIQKLLKAGANVVLTTKGIDDMSLKYFVEAGAIAVRRVRKEDLRHVAKATGATVVTTFADMEGEETFDSSFLGHADEVIEERIADDDVILIKGTKNTSAVSLILRGANDYMLDEMDRALHDALCIVKRTLESNTVVAGGGAVEAALSVYLEYLATTLGSREQLAIAEFAESLLVIPKVLAVNAAKDATELVAKLRAYHHTAQTKADKQHLSSMGLDLSKGTTRNNLEAGVIEPAMSKVKIIQFATEAAITILRIDDMIRLIKDERENEED; this is translated from the exons ATGGCGATCGTCGCTCAGACGCCCGACATCTTAGGAGAACGCCAATCCGGCCAAGACGTCCGCACCCAGAATG TGGTAGCGTGCCAAGCGGTTGCTAATATCGTGAAATCGTCGCTCGGACCGGTTGGTCTCGATAAG ATGCTGGTTGATGACATTGGTGATGTCACAATTACTAATGATGGCGCAACAATACTAAAGATGTTAGAAGTTGAGCATCCAGCTGCCAAG GTTCTTGTTGAACTTGCTGAACTTCAAGATCGAGAAGTTGGAGATGGGACCACATCAGTGGTTATCCTGGCTGCCGAGTTACTTAAG AGAGCAAATGATCTTGTGAGAAACAAGATTCACCCAACATCTATAATTAGTGGCTACAGG CTTGCAATGAGGGAAGCTTGCAAATATGTTGAGGAAAAACTTGCTGTAAAA GTCGAAAAGCTTGGGAAAGATTCCCTTGTAAACTGTGCGAAGACAAGCATGTCATCAAAATTAATTGCGATCGATAGTGATTTCTTCGCTAATTTA GTTGTGGATGCAGTTCAGGGAGTGAAGACTACAAATGCAAGAGGAGAAGTTAAATATCCAATAAAG agtataaacatattgaaagctcATGGAAAAAGTGCCAAAGATAGCTACTTGCTGAATGGATATGCTTTAAATACTGGCCGTGCGGCTCAAGGAATGCCTACTAAGGTTGCTCCTGCAAGAATTGCTTGTCTTGACTTTAATCTTCAAAAGACAAAAATGCAGATGGGTGTTCAGGTCCTGGTCACTGATCCAAGAGAACTTGAAAAAATTCGTGAAAG GGAAGCTGATATCACGAAAGAGCGTATCCAGAAGCTTCTGAAAGCTGGTGCTAATGTTGTACTAACAACCAAGGGAATTGATGATATGTCTCTAAAG TACTTTGTCGAGGCTGGGGCTATTGCTGTGAGACGTGTTCGCAAAGAGGATTTACGTCATGTTGCAAAAGCAACTGGGGCGACTGTG GTCACCACATTTGCTGACATGGAAGGAGAAGAAACTTTTGATTCGTCTTTTCTTGGACATGCAGATGAAGTCATTGAGGAGCGTATCGCTGATGATGATGTAATTTTGATTAAGGGCACAAAGAACACTAGTGCG GTCTCATTGATTCTTAGAGGTGCTAACGACTATATGCTTGATGAGATGGATCGGGCCTTACATGATGCGTTGTGCATTGTTAAGAGGACCCTGGAGTCGAATACG GTTGTTGCTGGTGGTGGTGCTGTGGAGGCTGCACTGTCTGTGTACTTGGAGTATCTGGCTACGACATTGGGATCTAGAGAACAGTTGGCAATTGCAGAGTTTGCTGAATCTCTTCTGGTTATACCTAAG GTACTTGCTGTCAATGCTGCTAAAGATGCCACTGAGTTGGTTGCAAAACTCCGGGCTTATCATCACACTGCCCAAACAAAGGCAGATAAGCAGCACCTTTCGAG CATGGGTTTGGACCTTTCGAAAGGTACAACTCGGAACAATCTTGAAGCTGGAGTTATCGAGCCTGCAATGAGCAAAGTGAAGATCATACAG TTTGCGACTGAGGCAGCTATAACAATTCTTCGGATCGATGATATGATTAGGCTCATCAAAGATGAAAGGGAGAACGAAGAGGATTAG